One window of Bacillus sp. FJAT-45350 genomic DNA carries:
- a CDS encoding LCP family glycopolymer transferase encodes MAQSRIEKRKYKWKKLLKLMTIVGVVAFFVLGGATIYLLNKVSNVTSNVSEELDRGDKSDMREVAVDPGKDNISILFLGVDDRDGELVGRTDAMLLTTFNKGEGTIKLTSIPRDALVEIPGRRNPDKINHAHAFGGTDLAIETVENLFDIPVDYFVKLNFMAFIEIVDALGGIEVDVPFTFSEMDSNDNQGAITLYEGRQLLSGEEALAFSRMRKKDPRGDLGRGDRQQEVIKAIIEKGASLSSITSYGAVLDSIEKHISMNLSFGNILSLHSYSGGLNDIESLYLEGNNRRINGVFYYELTEESIGTISTTFQEHLEIK; translated from the coding sequence ATGGCTCAATCAAGAATAGAAAAGCGAAAATATAAATGGAAGAAACTTTTGAAACTGATGACAATTGTAGGTGTCGTTGCATTCTTTGTTTTGGGCGGTGCCACTATATATTTATTAAATAAAGTATCAAATGTAACGTCCAACGTTAGTGAAGAGCTTGACCGTGGCGACAAATCAGACATGCGTGAAGTTGCAGTTGACCCTGGTAAGGATAATATATCAATCTTGTTTTTAGGTGTAGATGACCGTGATGGTGAACTAGTTGGACGAACAGACGCTATGTTACTTACCACATTTAATAAAGGGGAAGGGACAATTAAACTAACGAGCATACCAAGAGATGCGTTAGTTGAAATCCCAGGGAGAAGAAATCCTGATAAAATCAATCATGCTCACGCTTTTGGAGGAACCGATTTAGCAATTGAAACTGTTGAGAACTTATTCGATATCCCAGTTGATTATTTTGTAAAATTAAATTTTATGGCTTTTATTGAAATTGTTGATGCACTAGGCGGAATTGAAGTAGACGTACCATTTACGTTTAGTGAGATGGACAGTAATGATAATCAAGGGGCTATTACATTATATGAAGGAAGACAGTTGTTAAGTGGAGAAGAAGCATTAGCTTTCTCAAGAATGAGAAAAAAAGACCCTCGTGGTGATTTAGGAAGAGGCGACCGTCAACAAGAAGTCATTAAAGCAATTATCGAAAAAGGAGCATCACTTTCATCTATTACAAGTTACGGGGCTGTGCTAGATAGTATTGAAAAGCATATATCAATGAACTTAAGTTTCGGTAATATCCTGTCATTACATTCTTATAGCGGTGGATTAAATGATATTGAATCGCTTTATCTTGAAGGTAACAATAGAAGAATAAACGGAGTATTTTATTATGAGCTTACAGAGGAATCAATTGGAACAATCTCTACTACGTTTCAAGAACATTTAGAAATAAAATAG